In uncultured Desulfobacter sp., one DNA window encodes the following:
- the mraY gene encoding phospho-N-acetylmuramoyl-pentapeptide-transferase, giving the protein MFYQFLYPLHDLNTVFNIFRYITFRTIYGGLTAFIICFVIGPFVIRRLQIMHFGQIIQTDGPQSHLKKQGTPTMGGIMILFSIFVSTFLWGNFTNHYVSILLLVTLLFGAIGFIDDYLSLTKKTNMGFTAKSKFLLQILSGLLIGFLIFSSPDFNAVLTVPFFKNVAFDLGVFYIPFACLVIVGTSNAVNLTDGLDGLAIGPFIVASLTYMLFAYVAGHAEFAQYLHVRHISAAGEVSVICGILAGAGMGFLWFNAHPAQIFMGDTGSIPLGAILGTIAVVTKQEIMLVLVGGLFVMEAGSVILQVGYFKLTHGKRIFRMAPLHHHFELKGWHESKVIVRFWIISITLAALSLSTLKIR; this is encoded by the coding sequence ATGTTTTACCAGTTTTTATACCCGTTACATGATCTTAATACCGTTTTCAATATTTTCCGGTATATCACCTTCCGCACCATATACGGGGGACTGACCGCCTTTATCATTTGCTTTGTCATCGGCCCCTTTGTCATCCGGCGGCTCCAAATCATGCACTTTGGCCAGATCATTCAAACAGACGGCCCCCAGTCCCACTTAAAAAAACAGGGCACCCCCACCATGGGCGGCATCATGATCCTGTTTTCCATTTTTGTTTCCACCTTTTTATGGGGCAACTTCACCAACCACTATGTAAGCATACTGCTGCTGGTCACCCTGCTTTTCGGTGCTATCGGCTTTATTGACGACTACCTGTCGCTGACCAAAAAAACCAATATGGGATTCACGGCAAAAAGCAAATTTCTTCTCCAGATCCTTTCGGGCCTGCTCATCGGCTTTCTGATCTTCAGCAGCCCGGACTTTAATGCTGTGCTCACGGTTCCGTTTTTCAAGAACGTGGCCTTTGACTTAGGTGTTTTTTACATCCCCTTTGCCTGCCTGGTCATTGTGGGCACATCCAACGCCGTAAATCTCACCGACGGCCTGGACGGTCTGGCCATCGGGCCTTTTATTGTGGCCTCCCTGACCTATATGCTGTTTGCCTATGTGGCTGGCCATGCCGAGTTTGCCCAGTATCTGCATGTTCGGCACATTTCGGCAGCCGGTGAAGTATCCGTCATCTGCGGCATCCTGGCAGGGGCAGGCATGGGCTTTTTATGGTTCAATGCCCACCCGGCCCAAATTTTCATGGGCGATACAGGCTCCATCCCCCTTGGCGCCATCCTCGGCACCATCGCCGTGGTAACCAAACAGGAGATCATGCTGGTGCTGGTGGGCGGACTTTTTGTCATGGAAGCAGGTTCGGTGATTCTTCAAGTCGGTTATTTTAAACTAACCCACGGCAAGAGAATCTTCAGAATGGCACCGTTGCACCACCATTTTGAATTAAAAGGCTGGCATGAATCCAAGGTGATTGTCCGGTTCTGGATTATTTCCATTACCCTGGCCGCCCTGTCCTTAAGTACGTTAAAAATAAGATAA
- the ftsA gene encoding cell division protein FtsA produces MQGNEKLLVGLDIGTTKICAVVGEMLEDEINIIGVGSHPSTGLRKGSVVNIESTVDSIKKAVEEAELMADCNISSVYVGIAGNHIKGFNSHGIIAIKGREITEMDVDRVIDAAKAVAIPPDREILHVISQEFIVDEMTSIQNPVGMTAVRLEAKIHIITGAVSAARNIVKCCHKAGLEVCDIALESLASGYAVLTNEEKELGCILADMGGGTTDLALFKDNNLKFIYELTVGGHNLTNDISVGLRTPLPEAEKIKKTHGTCIPQHVKAHDVIEVPAVGGRAPKRLPKGILAEILEPRVEEIFALLKQELFSNGLENSFPAGVILTGGSVVMDGIAEMAESVFSVPVRIGEANRIGGLKDIVKNPAYATGVGLVIFGSKTSCVIQDVKSDAGGLQMILKKMKQWFKNII; encoded by the coding sequence TTGCAGGGGAACGAAAAATTACTGGTGGGGCTTGACATCGGCACCACCAAAATCTGCGCAGTCGTGGGTGAGATGCTTGAAGATGAGATCAACATCATCGGCGTTGGCTCTCACCCGTCCACAGGGCTTCGCAAGGGATCCGTGGTCAACATAGAGTCCACAGTGGATTCCATTAAAAAGGCTGTGGAGGAAGCCGAGTTGATGGCGGACTGCAATATATCTTCGGTGTATGTGGGCATTGCAGGCAACCACATTAAAGGATTTAACAGCCATGGTATCATTGCCATCAAAGGCCGGGAAATCACCGAAATGGATGTGGATCGGGTTATTGACGCGGCCAAGGCAGTTGCCATCCCCCCGGACAGGGAAATTCTTCATGTAATCTCACAAGAATTTATTGTGGATGAAATGACCTCCATTCAGAACCCCGTGGGTATGACTGCCGTGCGCCTGGAAGCCAAAATTCATATCATCACGGGTGCGGTATCTGCCGCGCGCAACATTGTCAAGTGCTGCCACAAGGCAGGGCTTGAGGTGTGTGACATTGCCCTTGAATCCCTGGCCTCGGGCTATGCCGTTCTCACCAATGAAGAAAAGGAACTTGGCTGCATCCTGGCCGATATGGGCGGCGGAACCACTGACCTGGCACTGTTCAAAGACAACAACTTAAAATTTATTTATGAACTTACCGTGGGCGGCCATAACCTGACCAACGATATTTCCGTTGGGCTTCGAACCCCCTTGCCCGAAGCGGAAAAGATTAAGAAAACACATGGGACCTGCATCCCCCAACACGTCAAGGCCCATGATGTCATTGAGGTACCCGCGGTAGGCGGCAGAGCTCCCAAGCGTCTGCCCAAGGGTATTCTCGCGGAAATCCTGGAACCCCGGGTAGAGGAAATATTTGCTCTGCTCAAGCAGGAGCTGTTTTCCAACGGGCTTGAAAACAGCTTTCCCGCCGGCGTTATACTCACCGGCGGCAGCGTTGTCATGGATGGCATTGCTGAAATGGCCGAATCCGTTTTCAGCGTACCTGTGCGCATTGGTGAAGCCAACCGTATCGGCGGACTCAAGGATATTGTTAAAAATCCCGCGTACGCTACCGGCGTTGGGCTTGTGATTTTCGGATCAAAAACAAGCTGCGTCATCCAGGATGTCAAGTCTGATGCCGGCGGGCTTCAGATGATTTTAAAGAAAATGAAACAATGGTTTAAAAATATTATTTAA
- the murG gene encoding undecaprenyldiphospho-muramoylpentapeptide beta-N-acetylglucosaminyltransferase — translation MSKNKRVIIAGGKTGGHLFPGIAVAQTLMEKDPATKILFVGTNAPFETDTLDRYEFAHKAIISRPIKGKNIFAKAWSAALVGLSLVQAMIIIIGFRANFILGVGGFSSFALVLAGRILFRDTAIHEQNAFPGMTNRMLSKIARTRFISFKETKGMPENDTTFLVGNPVRRPLSNEEENTNTDDTVLKQITEDDFLILVTGGSQGAASINRAFMDAVEMMKEISSIFIIHQTGKSAEAEIRQFYNAGDIRHKASAFFYDMPAIQDRADLVISRAGAGTVSELCIKGKPAILVPYPYAADDHQTANAKFLADQGACIMIADKDLTGQTLLAAIEALQHNTKKRVQMADTMKALAMPHGADLIADNILGANVSKRKENVPA, via the coding sequence ATGTCAAAAAATAAGCGTGTCATCATTGCCGGCGGAAAAACAGGGGGGCATCTCTTCCCGGGCATTGCCGTGGCCCAGACACTAATGGAAAAAGATCCGGCCACAAAGATATTGTTTGTGGGCACCAACGCCCCTTTTGAAACCGACACCCTTGACCGGTACGAATTTGCCCATAAGGCAATTATCTCCCGGCCCATCAAGGGGAAAAATATTTTTGCAAAAGCATGGTCCGCCGCTCTTGTGGGGCTCAGCCTGGTTCAAGCCATGATAATCATTATTGGGTTCAGGGCCAATTTCATCCTGGGCGTGGGCGGATTTTCATCCTTTGCCCTGGTGCTTGCCGGACGTATCCTTTTCAGGGACACGGCCATTCATGAGCAGAATGCTTTTCCCGGCATGACCAACCGCATGCTGTCCAAAATCGCCCGGACCCGGTTTATATCTTTTAAAGAGACAAAGGGCATGCCGGAAAACGACACCACCTTTCTGGTTGGCAACCCGGTACGCCGTCCTTTAAGCAATGAGGAGGAAAACACCAACACGGATGACACTGTTCTCAAACAGATAACCGAAGATGATTTTCTCATTCTTGTCACCGGAGGCAGCCAAGGCGCAGCCTCCATTAACCGGGCTTTCATGGATGCCGTAGAAATGATGAAAGAGATAAGTTCGATTTTCATTATCCACCAGACAGGAAAAAGCGCGGAAGCCGAAATTCGGCAATTTTATAATGCCGGAGATATCCGTCACAAAGCCTCAGCCTTTTTCTACGATATGCCGGCCATCCAGGACCGGGCAGACCTGGTCATCAGCCGCGCAGGTGCAGGAACCGTGTCAGAGCTGTGCATCAAGGGCAAGCCCGCCATCCTGGTGCCCTACCCCTACGCGGCAGATGACCACCAAACCGCAAACGCAAAATTTCTGGCCGACCAGGGTGCCTGCATCATGATTGCGGACAAAGACCTGACAGGTCAAACTTTATTGGCCGCCATTGAGGCGCTGCAACACAACACAAAAAAAAGAGTACAAATGGCAGACACCATGAAAGCGCTTGCCATGCCCCACGGCGCAGACCTTATTGCCGACAATATTCTTGGGGCAAATGTTTCAAAAAGGAAAGAAAATGTACCAGCATGA
- the ftsW gene encoding putative lipid II flippase FtsW: MADTLHAGKYTPGRLHPFFREKTILFPVLILACIGLAMVYSASCSISMDEHNTLFYYLKRQSIFLLTSLCIMYVTASFPYKLYKSMAYIILIAAIGLLVAVLIPSLGIKANNARRWIDVGLFAFQPAEFAKLAMILFMAYSLSKKQEIGKLKDFSIGVVPHAIVFGLMALLILCQPDFGTIVVLGMICWGMMFVAGVPLLYLLSPLPVIIPIVAYFLVFKVSYRLERIMGFLNPWEDPLGIGFQLTNSLKAFGSGGLFGKGVGLSMQKMHFLPEPHTDFIFSIIGEELGLIGVMGILALYGLILHTGTRIARQSDTFFGAVTATGITLYLGLQVIINTGVTLGVLPTKGLTLPFISYGGTSLIINMAAMGILMNIGASANHVKK; encoded by the coding sequence ATGGCTGATACCTTACATGCCGGCAAATACACCCCGGGCCGCCTCCATCCTTTCTTCAGGGAAAAAACCATTCTGTTCCCGGTACTTATCCTTGCCTGTATCGGTTTAGCCATGGTCTATTCAGCTTCCTGCTCCATCTCCATGGATGAGCATAATACCCTGTTCTACTACCTGAAACGCCAATCCATATTCTTGTTGACAAGCCTATGTATCATGTATGTAACAGCCTCGTTTCCTTACAAATTATACAAAAGCATGGCGTATATCATTTTGATTGCCGCCATCGGACTTCTGGTTGCCGTGCTTATCCCGTCTCTTGGCATTAAAGCCAACAATGCCCGGCGCTGGATTGATGTAGGGTTGTTCGCATTCCAGCCCGCAGAATTTGCCAAGCTTGCCATGATTCTTTTCATGGCCTACTCCCTGTCTAAAAAACAGGAAATCGGAAAACTAAAAGACTTTTCCATTGGTGTTGTGCCCCATGCAATCGTGTTTGGCCTGATGGCTTTACTGATCCTGTGCCAGCCCGATTTCGGCACCATTGTGGTATTGGGCATGATCTGCTGGGGAATGATGTTCGTGGCAGGGGTGCCCTTGCTTTATCTGCTAAGCCCCTTGCCTGTGATCATTCCCATTGTGGCATACTTTCTGGTTTTTAAGGTGAGCTACCGGCTGGAGCGGATCATGGGATTTCTCAACCCCTGGGAAGATCCCCTGGGCATTGGATTCCAGCTCACCAATTCCCTTAAGGCCTTTGGATCAGGTGGTCTGTTCGGTAAAGGTGTTGGACTGTCCATGCAGAAAATGCATTTTCTGCCAGAACCCCATACAGATTTTATTTTCTCCATCATCGGCGAGGAACTCGGCCTCATTGGGGTTATGGGCATCCTGGCGCTTTATGGACTGATCCTCCACACCGGCACCCGCATTGCCCGGCAGTCAGATACCTTTTTCGGGGCCGTAACCGCCACGGGCATCACGCTGTATCTAGGACTTCAGGTCATCATCAATACGGGCGTGACATTAGGCGTATTGCCCACCAAGGGCCTGACCCTGCCCTTTATTTCCTATGGCGGGACATCCTTGATCATCAATATGGCAGCCATGGGTATTTTAATGAACATAGGAGCGTCGGCAAATCATGTCAAAAAATAA
- the murB gene encoding UDP-N-acetylmuramate dehydrogenase: MVLSDNIKNMFASFALQTQKAMDRYTSFRVGGPADILVLPQTVEQVIALAKTAHSAQLPITIIGAGTNVLISDKGIRGLVMVLTRLQQNIEQTEPSIDTVDASPDRIYLTALAGEPLNRLCRYAADAGLAGLAWAAGIPGTIGGAVMMNAGSFGSDMSRVVTKIEVLDLNTFKTMVLPVSLLQFSYRKLALENSIVLKITIRLSRADAETVRDEFNRNLKTKQSTQPVSQASAGCFFQNPPGDKPAGFLIEQAGMKRARCNGAMVSDLHANFIVNHGNACASDILNLADQVKKSVYEKFGINLKEEVKTIGD; this comes from the coding sequence ATGGTTCTCAGCGATAACATAAAAAACATGTTCGCTTCCTTTGCGCTTCAAACGCAAAAGGCCATGGATCGGTACACCAGCTTCAGGGTGGGTGGCCCGGCAGACATTCTGGTGCTGCCCCAAACCGTGGAGCAGGTGATCGCCCTTGCCAAGACCGCACACAGCGCCCAACTGCCGATTACGATTATCGGGGCTGGAACCAATGTGCTTATTTCGGACAAAGGCATCCGAGGGCTTGTAATGGTTCTTACCCGGCTGCAACAAAACATTGAGCAGACAGAACCTTCCATAGACACGGTCGACGCCTCACCGGACCGGATCTATTTGACGGCACTTGCCGGAGAACCCCTTAATCGCCTTTGCAGATATGCGGCTGACGCCGGTTTGGCCGGTCTGGCGTGGGCAGCCGGAATTCCGGGCACCATTGGCGGTGCGGTCATGATGAACGCCGGATCCTTTGGCAGCGACATGAGCCGGGTTGTCACAAAAATTGAGGTATTGGACCTTAACACCTTCAAAACGATGGTTTTGCCGGTAAGCCTTCTTCAATTTTCCTACCGCAAACTTGCCCTTGAGAACAGCATTGTGCTTAAAATCACTATTAGGCTGTCCAGGGCGGACGCCGAAACCGTCAGAGATGAATTTAACCGCAACCTCAAAACAAAACAATCCACCCAGCCGGTGTCCCAGGCATCTGCCGGGTGTTTTTTTCAAAACCCCCCGGGCGATAAACCGGCCGGCTTTCTCATTGAGCAGGCCGGCATGAAGCGTGCCCGGTGCAACGGGGCCATGGTATCTGATCTGCACGCCAATTTCATTGTCAACCACGGCAACGCCTGCGCAAGCGATATTCTGAACCTGGCCGACCAGGTAAAGAAAAGCGTATACGAGAAGTTCGGGATTAACCTTAAAGAAGAGGTGAAAACCATTGGCGACTAA
- the murD gene encoding UDP-N-acetylmuramoyl-L-alanine--D-glutamate ligase: protein MLNFPETYELIVGLGACGLAMARFMNCRGHCVAATDIDATKTDEAAALKNLGIPVMIGSHTHEIFDNASVIIPSPGIPLNMPYIQSARNKGVPVKGELDIFARYNTTPTIAITGTNGKTTTTELTTAMLEASGISCFMGGNIGTPLMEYLIKEDPKDVVVAEVSSFQLDLAQTFRPHTAALLNIAEDHLDRYINFHAYADSKWSIFKNMTAKDTAIINNCINNFSTRTDAICAEILEFSSTKTVARGASVHKMGIDIHTQNVSDALTTDILAGLPGTHNKENVAAAALAALSCGGTIEGIRQALNEFTLSDHRIAFVREVDGVRFYNDSKATNVDAVLRALESFESGVILILGGREKGLDFAPLAPEVKARAKAVIGMGEAAGHVMETFEGVCPAYSCRDMACAVTKAVSVADKGNVVLLSPACASFDLYANYKERGKDFARIVNRLVSVQEVCHG from the coding sequence ATGCTCAATTTTCCTGAAACATATGAATTAATTGTTGGCTTAGGGGCCTGCGGGCTTGCCATGGCCCGGTTTATGAATTGCCGGGGGCACTGCGTCGCGGCCACGGACATCGACGCAACAAAAACAGATGAAGCTGCAGCCTTAAAAAACTTAGGTATCCCGGTAATGATCGGCAGCCACACCCATGAGATATTCGACAATGCATCCGTTATTATCCCCAGCCCCGGAATCCCCTTAAACATGCCATACATCCAATCTGCCCGAAACAAAGGCGTACCCGTCAAAGGCGAACTGGATATTTTTGCCCGATACAACACCACACCTACCATTGCAATCACAGGCACCAACGGGAAAACCACCACCACGGAACTGACAACAGCCATGCTTGAAGCCTCAGGCATCTCCTGCTTCATGGGCGGCAACATCGGCACCCCGCTGATGGAATATCTCATAAAGGAGGACCCCAAGGATGTTGTGGTGGCCGAAGTCTCCTCCTTTCAGCTTGATCTTGCTCAAACCTTCAGGCCCCATACAGCAGCACTTCTCAACATTGCCGAAGATCACCTGGACCGCTATATAAACTTTCACGCCTATGCCGACTCAAAATGGTCTATTTTTAAGAATATGACGGCCAAAGATACGGCCATAATTAACAACTGCATCAACAATTTTTCAACCCGGACCGACGCTATTTGTGCTGAAATTCTAGAATTTTCCTCCACGAAGACTGTGGCCCGGGGTGCAAGCGTTCACAAAATGGGAATCGATATCCACACCCAAAACGTCAGTGACGCCCTTACCACAGATATATTGGCCGGACTTCCCGGCACCCATAACAAAGAAAATGTTGCGGCAGCGGCCCTTGCGGCGCTCAGCTGCGGTGGCACTATTGAAGGTATCAGGCAGGCCTTAAACGAATTTACCCTGTCGGACCATCGCATCGCCTTTGTCCGGGAGGTTGACGGCGTCCGTTTCTACAACGACTCCAAAGCCACCAACGTGGATGCCGTGCTCCGCGCCCTGGAATCCTTTGAATCCGGTGTTATCCTTATTCTCGGGGGCAGGGAAAAGGGCCTGGATTTTGCGCCCCTGGCACCCGAAGTTAAAGCCCGGGCCAAGGCGGTTATCGGCATGGGCGAAGCGGCAGGTCATGTCATGGAAACATTTGAAGGCGTTTGTCCCGCATATTCCTGCCGGGATATGGCCTGCGCAGTAACCAAAGCTGTGTCCGTTGCAGACAAAGGCAATGTAGTGCTGTTATCTCCGGCCTGTGCAAGTTTTGACCTCTATGCCAATTACAAGGAACGGGGAAAAGATTTTGCCCGCATTGTCAACCGGCTTGTTTCGGTTCAGGAGGTCTGCCATGGCTGA
- the ftsZ gene encoding cell division protein FtsZ produces MTFSYVENNNTAKIKVIGVGGAGGNAVNNMIDAKLQGVKFIVANTDAQALEHSRAESKIQMGVQLTEGLGAGADPSVGRDAALESMDELRESLADSHMVFITAGFGGGTGTGAAPVIAEICKDLGILTVAVASKPFSFEGKKRERAALEGLEKLQEITDTVITIPNDRLRGIAGKGARMKDMFIKADEILHHSVKGITDLIMMPGHVNLDFADVKTTMQKAGKALMGIGIASGENRATEAAERAISHPLLEDVSVSGAKGVLMNITSSSDLTLDEMTEACDRIYQEVGDEAEIIWGQTFDEELGDEIRITVIATGIGMEEPAYAENVRRFDPQPVQAYGHQPQQTTAAANGTYGVYGAQAYGQNTPNMGQAAPTGRQEPIARGVIRDATEEDMANWDEPVRRVARHKRVVGDDNQPQDYGTDYDNDDLEIPTFLRRKAD; encoded by the coding sequence ATGACTTTTTCTTATGTGGAAAACAACAACACAGCTAAAATTAAGGTCATCGGTGTCGGCGGGGCCGGTGGCAACGCAGTCAACAATATGATCGATGCCAAGCTTCAGGGTGTTAAATTTATTGTGGCCAACACAGATGCCCAGGCCTTGGAACATTCCAGGGCAGAATCAAAAATCCAGATGGGTGTCCAGCTTACCGAAGGCCTTGGGGCTGGTGCGGATCCAAGCGTAGGCAGAGATGCCGCTTTGGAGAGCATGGATGAACTGCGTGAATCGCTTGCAGACAGCCACATGGTCTTCATCACCGCCGGATTTGGCGGGGGTACCGGCACAGGAGCCGCACCTGTGATTGCAGAAATCTGCAAGGATCTTGGTATTCTCACCGTAGCGGTTGCCTCCAAACCCTTTTCCTTTGAGGGCAAAAAACGGGAAAGAGCTGCGCTTGAGGGCCTGGAAAAACTCCAGGAAATTACAGACACCGTTATCACTATCCCTAACGACCGGCTGCGCGGCATTGCCGGCAAAGGGGCTCGCATGAAAGACATGTTCATCAAAGCCGATGAGATTTTGCATCACTCTGTTAAAGGCATCACAGACCTGATCATGATGCCCGGTCATGTCAACCTGGATTTTGCCGACGTCAAAACCACCATGCAAAAAGCTGGCAAGGCGTTGATGGGTATTGGTATCGCCTCTGGAGAAAACCGGGCCACGGAAGCTGCCGAAAGGGCAATTTCCCACCCACTGTTAGAAGATGTCTCTGTATCAGGCGCCAAAGGCGTGCTGATGAATATTACATCAAGTTCGGATCTGACCCTTGACGAAATGACCGAAGCCTGCGACCGCATTTATCAGGAAGTGGGTGACGAAGCGGAAATCATCTGGGGCCAAACCTTTGACGAAGAACTCGGGGATGAAATCCGCATCACCGTTATTGCCACGGGTATCGGTATGGAAGAGCCGGCATATGCTGAGAATGTGCGCAGATTTGATCCCCAACCCGTCCAGGCCTATGGTCATCAGCCTCAGCAAACAACAGCGGCCGCCAACGGCACGTATGGGGTATACGGGGCACAGGCCTATGGGCAAAACACACCGAACATGGGTCAGGCCGCACCCACCGGCCGCCAAGAACCCATTGCCCGGGGCGTTATAAGAGACGCCACGGAAGAGGACATGGCCAATTGGGATGAACCGGTGCGACGCGTGGCTCGCCACAAACGAGTGGTAGGAGATGACAACCAGCCCCAGGATTACGGCACGGACTATGATAATGACGATCTTGAAATCCCCACTTTTTTAAGACGTAAAGCCGATTAA
- a CDS encoding FtsQ-type POTRA domain-containing protein — protein MATKKNTKNQYKVQGKKTWKLKTFFSGKALGGKLFLVLFVGAMSVGCIYMHDAVLQSPLFDVKTIMIDGLDRVSRDEVLARTGLDKPGNFFELQPERLEKKLKAHPWIRMAMVKRKLLSTISIKIEEQEPLAIVSIENLADIVINAQGAPFKEYEPGKDNLKTLPVISGVDLSLSDNTYLFEGDLFNAVMEVLKIRGFGQIQTILGDENTGILINILNTYPDTSFTKNAEEGGSENNTLIPIKLGFEKFEKKLARARQIQRYMETNYPDKTISAIDLFSLEKVFVTTEDAAQHTIAKGV, from the coding sequence TTGGCGACTAAGAAAAATACCAAAAACCAGTACAAGGTGCAGGGCAAAAAGACCTGGAAACTTAAAACTTTTTTTAGCGGAAAAGCCCTTGGGGGAAAACTCTTTCTTGTTCTTTTTGTGGGTGCAATGAGTGTGGGTTGCATCTACATGCATGATGCGGTTCTCCAAAGCCCTCTATTTGATGTTAAAACCATTATGATTGACGGTCTTGACCGGGTAAGCAGAGACGAAGTCCTGGCCCGGACAGGACTTGACAAACCCGGCAACTTTTTTGAACTGCAGCCGGAAAGGCTTGAAAAAAAGCTGAAGGCACATCCGTGGATTCGCATGGCCATGGTAAAACGAAAGCTTTTATCAACCATTTCTATTAAAATCGAAGAACAGGAACCCTTGGCCATCGTGAGTATTGAAAACCTTGCGGACATCGTAATTAACGCCCAAGGAGCGCCCTTTAAAGAATATGAACCGGGCAAGGACAATCTAAAGACGTTGCCGGTGATCTCCGGGGTGGATCTAAGCTTGTCCGACAACACGTATCTGTTCGAAGGAGATTTGTTCAATGCAGTGATGGAAGTTTTAAAAATCAGAGGATTTGGACAAATTCAGACTATCTTGGGAGACGAAAACACAGGCATACTCATCAATATATTAAACACATATCCTGATACAAGTTTCACAAAAAATGCCGAGGAGGGGGGGTCTGAAAACAACACCCTTATTCCGATAAAGCTCGGATTTGAAAAATTTGAAAAAAAACTTGCAAGGGCCAGGCAGATTCAGCGCTATATGGAGACCAACTATCCGGATAAAACCATATCGGCCATAGATCTTTTCAGCCTGGAAAAGGTGTTTGTTACAACTGAAGATGCGGCCCAACATACAATAGCAAAGGGGGTTTAA
- the murC gene encoding UDP-N-acetylmuramate--L-alanine ligase, producing MYQHDYHIHFVGIGGIGMSGIAELLLNLGYTISGSDLKLSHITDRLKEKGAQIYKGHAKDNIKGVNVVVTSSAISSQNPEVIRAKELGCPIIPRAEMLAELMRIKYAIAVAGAHGKTSTTAMISQILNTAGLDPTVIIGGLLQGLDTNALHGSGEFIVAEADESDGSFLKYSPSIATVTNIDLEHLDFYKDIEDIKDKFVQFINSVPFYGLAVLCLDNPHIQDILPRITVRHITYGMTAQSELQARHIRFEQGKSLFNVFKGEQDLGHILLNIGGRHNILNAMAGIATGLELNIPFDTIKKALEEIKGVKRRLEIKGEAKGITVMDDYGHHPTEIKATLTAVRDSYPDKRLIVVFQPHRYTRTQALFQEFTRAFYQSDVLLVLPIYAASEAPIDEVDSEKLVSGIKAHGHKDACFAPDFTQALSMITHKAKPGDMVLTLGAGDVYTLGEKLVEIL from the coding sequence ATGTACCAGCATGATTATCACATACACTTTGTAGGCATCGGCGGCATCGGCATGAGCGGCATTGCCGAGTTGCTGTTAAACCTTGGCTACACCATATCCGGGTCTGACCTTAAGCTGTCCCACATCACCGACCGGCTCAAGGAAAAAGGCGCACAAATTTATAAAGGGCATGCCAAGGACAATATAAAAGGTGTCAATGTGGTGGTCACCTCATCGGCCATCTCCTCCCAGAACCCGGAAGTAATCCGGGCAAAAGAGCTGGGGTGTCCTATTATTCCCCGGGCTGAAATGCTGGCGGAATTAATGCGCATTAAATACGCCATTGCCGTGGCAGGTGCCCATGGCAAGACCTCCACCACCGCCATGATATCCCAGATTCTCAATACTGCAGGACTTGACCCCACAGTCATCATCGGCGGCCTGCTCCAGGGGCTGGATACCAATGCCCTTCACGGGTCTGGTGAATTTATTGTGGCCGAGGCAGATGAAAGTGACGGATCATTTCTTAAGTATTCCCCGTCCATTGCCACAGTGACAAACATCGACCTGGAGCATCTGGATTTTTACAAAGACATTGAAGATATAAAAGATAAATTTGTCCAGTTCATCAACTCGGTCCCCTTTTACGGCCTTGCCGTCCTCTGCCTGGACAACCCCCATATACAGGACATTTTACCCAGAATCACGGTGCGGCATATTACCTACGGCATGACGGCACAGTCGGAACTGCAGGCACGGCACATCCGATTTGAACAAGGCAAATCGTTGTTCAACGTATTCAAGGGCGAACAGGATTTAGGCCATATTCTGTTAAACATCGGGGGCCGGCACAATATCCTCAATGCCATGGCCGGCATTGCCACGGGCCTGGAGCTTAACATCCCATTTGACACCATTAAAAAAGCATTGGAAGAGATCAAAGGCGTAAAACGCCGACTGGAAATCAAAGGAGAAGCCAAGGGTATCACGGTGATGGATGATTACGGACATCACCCCACGGAAATCAAGGCCACCTTGACAGCGGTCAGGGACAGCTATCCGGACAAACGGCTGATTGTGGTATTCCAACCCCACAGATACACCAGAACACAGGCATTGTTCCAGGAATTCACCCGGGCCTTTTACCAGTCCGACGTACTCTTGGTACTGCCCATCTATGCGGCGTCCGAAGCCCCCATTGACGAGGTGGATTCAGAAAAACTTGTGTCAGGCATAAAAGCCCATGGGCACAAGGATGCCTGCTTTGCCCCGGATTTCACCCAGGCATTGTCCATGATCACCCATAAAGCAAAGCCCGGGGATATGGTACTCACATTAGGGGCAGGAGATGTATACACCCTTGGAGAAAAACTGGTGGAGATTTTGTAA